CGATGGAAACCACCTTCTTCGCCAGCCGCGAGACGATCGTCTCCGGCGCGCACCGCGGCATGCCGGTGTGGCGCGACCGGCTGTTCGCGCTGATGCACCGCAATGCGGCGCCGGCGTCGGGCTTCTTCCGGATCCCGGGCAACCGGCTGGTGGAGCTGGGCACCCAGGTCGAGATCTAGCGCCGCTCAGGAGATCGCGGCGAACTTCTCCACCAGCGTGGTCGGGCCGGAGACGATCAGCACGTCGCCATCCTCGACCAGGGTGTCGGCGCGGGCATAGGCGAAGTCGTTGCGGCCGCGCTTGAGGCCGACGATGGTGATGCCGTAGCGCGTGCGCAGCGCGGACTCGCTCAGGGTCTTGCCCGCGGCCTCGCGCGGCGCCTGGGTCTTGGCGATGGCGAAGCCGTCGTCGAACTCGATGAAGTCGATCATCTTGCCGGTCACCATGTGCGCCACGCGCTCGCCCATCGCCGCTTCCGGGTAGACGACGTGGTGCGCGCCGGTGCGCTCGAGGATCCGGCCGTGCTTGATGCTGGTGGCCTTGGCCCAGATGTCGGGCACGCCCAGCTCCTCGAGCGCGAGCACGGTCAGCACGCTGGCCTCGATGTCGGTGCCGATGCCGACCACCGCGTGCGCGGAATCGTCCAGGCCGAGCTGGCGCAACGCTTCGGTGCTGGTGCTGTCGGCCTGCACCACGTGGGTCAGGCGGTCGGCCCAGCGCTGCACGATATCGGGGTTCTCGTCCACGCCCAGGACTTCGTGCCCCAGGTGCAGGAGCGAGGTGGCGACCGCGCTGCCGAAGCGCCCTAGGCCGATGACCGCGACGCTGCCGCCGTCGCGCCGTGGAACGATGGTCGGGGGACTAGCCAACGATGGGGCGCTCCTCTGGATAGCGGAAGGCTCGCGGACGCCGGCGCATGGCGAGCGCGGTGACCAGGGTGACCGAGCCGACGCGGCCGATGAACATCAATGCGATCAGGATAGCCTGCCCGGCAG
This sequence is a window from Luteimonas viscosa. Protein-coding genes within it:
- a CDS encoding potassium channel family protein codes for the protein MASPPTIVPRRDGGSVAVIGLGRFGSAVATSLLHLGHEVLGVDENPDIVQRWADRLTHVVQADSTSTEALRQLGLDDSAHAVVGIGTDIEASVLTVLALEELGVPDIWAKATSIKHGRILERTGAHHVVYPEAAMGERVAHMVTGKMIDFIEFDDGFAIAKTQAPREAAGKTLSESALRTRYGITIVGLKRGRNDFAYARADTLVEDGDVLIVSGPTTLVEKFAAIS